The genomic DNA aagcttctcgttcacccattcatacacacactcacgcaccgacggcgattggctgccatgcaaggcaccaaccagctcatcagctcATTTAGGGgataggcgtcttgctcaggaacactttgacacacccagggcgggatcgaaccggcaaccctccgactgccagacgactgctcttaccgctgGAGCCAATGTCGCCCGTGTCCGCCTGTCGCCCCAGGCCAGAGTTGGCGATTCAGTGGATGCAAATTATAGCAACTCAACCAGAAAAGCAAGGGAGAACACCAGACATTAAATTAAACTTGAACTATTTGGGGGATCTGTGGAAGTGTTAACTACTGAGCCACCAACTGATCCAGAAACACCAACTGATCCAGAAACACCAACCGATCCAGAACTATCAGAAGCCACCGTGCCGGATAGTGGGTCATGAGTGGGTCACAGAGGCAGCAGGGGTTAGCGATGGGCAGGACAGGGGGTAAGATGGGCGCAGTTACCCTGGGCTCCTTGAACTCCAGGTCCTCTCCGTACTGGATGGAGAAGTCGATGTGCTGCAGCACGATGTTTATCCCCTCCTCATCAGTCCGGTCGAAAGGCAGGAAGCGCACCATGCTGTAGTCCTCAAtctggacacacacacgtatcacacacacacacacgtatcacacacacacacacacacacacacacacacacacacacacaatattcaGGGAAAACATTCGTATTCCTTTTGTATACCCAACAAACAGTCTGTGTTCCAAACCGTTGTACTATGATTTATGgaatgaatacattaaaaataataatcagagTCTACCACAGTGCAATATTTTTCGCTATATTTTAGACTCCTGGCACCTGTATTTAGACATGCGTGTATACTGGATAACTTGGGTAAACTTGCACGAGCATTACAAAGATGTGGCTTATAGTCAGGCTATGACAGAGAGCGCATGATGACCTAAACCTGGCTCCTATCTTTTAAAATGGATTCCTGGTGTCTAACAGTGAGTACTTAGACAGCTCACCGCAATGAAAAACCTGACCAACTGATCAGCTCTGAGTGAAGGTCTTACCAGGCCACAAATTGCTGTGGTGAGTTTCTCAAACTTCTTGCTCCTTAGAGTGAGGGCATTATCCTGCATCATGGAGTACATGTCTGGGTCCAAGTACCTGCAGCAAGATGAACAagagattcacacacacacacacacacacaggcgcgaaCACAGAGGcacgagcacgcacacacacacattctcacacacacacacacacacacacacacacacacactagaaaTGGAGGACATGGCTCTGACACTGTGACCCACTTTTCAATCTCTTTCTTGGCCTTCTGACTGAGCAGGTCCATCTTGGTCATGATATTGACCTGCGGAATCTCCAAGGTTACCATGGCACTCAGGGCTGCCATGACACCAGAGATGAACTGAGGGAGGGGAGAAGATGTTGTTATCCAACAGTAACCAAGGTTACAGCCAGTTAGAGGGACTGCAACATGAACTGTTAAATTACACTATATCCACACTATCCAGTTCTCATAGCATGCATACAGCTAGCAACAGTGTAGCAAGGAGCACTTAATTAAACAATCAGCTGCGCCATTAGCTTAGTCAACTATGTTGAAGAATAGGCTTGTCTTACCTGCCAGTATATTTGATATTGGTCTTTACCTATTCACGCAAACATAAAATAACCATCCCGCATAGAAAGCCATGTTACCCCATAGAGGCTGAACCAGAGTGCAAGTTGTTCCTTTAGCTGTGGACCTTGCTTTTTAGCCAAAAGAGCCAAtcatctctctttttttccccacggCAGGCAGTAATAGGCCCatttttaaccccttatgggcggatgcgacctgcgcgttacatctcccctaacagacggatgcgaggCCAGCGTTGCATgtgatcatatgaccgtttttcaagacacatgactgttgaaatacattgtgattcctaggccttttcTATAGGGCGCTggagtccataatgggttaaacaACGTTGACGGTGAAGAAAAACCAAGCGGTCGAGCGACGCTCTCTCACCTTGAAGGTCTCCACCATGAACTGGGAGTCGACCAGGAAGACCCCGCACACTCTGAACTCCCACTGCTGCAGCTGTTCCACCAGCTGCCTCATCACTGGCAGGTGGGTATAGAGCTCGATctgacctgcagggggcagcgcGGGGTGGGGCAGAGAGGGGATACGCATTAGAGCACTGTGacttccctccattttgttacAGTTTAGTCAGAAGCGTGGCGATTTTAGTGGGGGTGAGGCTCACCGGGGCAGTCGAACAGGATGTAGTCATCCTCTACGTGCCCCAGGCACTCCTCCAGCCAGTCAAAGTTGTTGGCAAAATACTCCATACAGAAGACCAGGCCCCCGTTCGGCCCAAACCGCAGGGAGTCGTCCTCCATCACGTCGTCCACCTGGATCAGCTCCCTTATGTCTGCGGACGGCAAAGTTCaaagttcattacattacattacattaatggcatttggcagatgctcttatccaaagcgacatacagttgattagactaagcatgacacaatcctcccctggaccaatgcagggttaagggccttgctcaggggtccaacggctgtgcagatcttattgtggctacaccagggatcgaaccaccaaccttgctggtcccagttatgtaccttaaccagtcaAGTCAAGCAGTTAGATTGGATACAACATAATCAAACTACAGCCCATAATCAAACAGAGCCCAGACGACATGGACTATACACAACAGCTGGGTGTGAGCAGGGACACGTTTGGGCTTTTCCCACCAGGGCTAGGGATTTAATCAGCCATAATTCCTCAAGTTACTGCCCAATTACAACCAATGTTGCAACAAAGGTCAACAGGTTACCAGTTATCATCCGTGAAAGACATGCCTATCCTCAGCTTGGTGCAAGCTCTCTCCTGTTGGCCTGTacggtgtaaaatagtcacaggCTTATAGGTGAGTGAATTAGAGCCAGTGATGTTTCCCTTCACCTTGCCCTGGCCACAGGTGGCAATGGCAAGGTCCCAAAAAAAGGGGGTATGAAATGAGGAAGTCGGGAGGCTGCAGGTTCGGTTTCATAAGTTACTAGATGCACACTAACTACCACTCTTCATTCTCCAAATTACACATAGGCGCATTGAAAAGACATTGATTTACGTCGGCAGGCGTTAGTCTACTGCATTTACCAACGCCATATATTGCTTGTGACCAGGAACCGGGGCAATGCGCACTGTACCTGCCATCACTGGGTACTCGAAGTGTTCGGCCGCGGGGTCCAGATTCACCACCTGCACTGACCGATTGATGGCCTCCGCGTGATGGATCATGGTGGCACAGTAGGTGCTCTAGGAGATCGCGTCAAAACACAGGAAACAG from Conger conger chromosome 12, fConCon1.1, whole genome shotgun sequence includes the following:
- the gpn3 gene encoding GPN-loop GTPase 3, producing the protein MPRYAQLVMGPAGSGKSTYCATMIHHAEAINRSVQVVNLDPAAEHFEYPVMADIRELIQVDDVMEDDSLRFGPNGGLVFCMEYFANNFDWLEECLGHVEDDYILFDCPGQIELYTHLPVMRQLVEQLQQWEFRVCGVFLVDSQFMVETFKFISGVMAALSAMVTLEIPQVNIMTKMDLLSQKAKKEIEKYLDPDMYSMMQDNALTLRSKKFEKLTTAICGLIEDYSMVRFLPFDRTDEEGINIVLQHIDFSIQYGEDLEFKEPREPDEDPDEDAEPSEPSDSCRFFQADG